From a region of the Mycobacterium intracellulare ATCC 13950 genome:
- a CDS encoding TetR/AcrR family transcriptional regulator, whose translation MAKAESLRSGGITDSPTRRAEILATAASLIASSGLRTSLQEIADAAGILPGSLYHHFESKEAILVELIRRYQDDLERIGRSAQAKLDEPDSRPVAEQIIELGAAIANCAVEHRAALQMSFYEGPSTDPELIKLTQQRPVAIQEAMLQTLRAGRWSGYIKPDIDLPTLADRICQTMLQVGLDVMRHKSPGDQVAGLLCRIILQGLATRSPTDAALDRSKAFAAADDVIATWSDDSDADPSDKAALVRAVARTEFGRRGYEVTTIRDIASAAGLGTGTVYRVIGSKDELLASIMESFGKKVEAGWVNVLRSDATPIEKLDALSWVNVNALDRFSDEFRIQLAWMRQSPPDTPNPGWLYATRLRQMKTLLSEGIRSGEIGVDAPSTAMLARCVVGLQWIPENILRDVGKRAGLVHARDTVLRGVAVRGK comes from the coding sequence ATGGCGAAAGCCGAGTCACTGCGGTCCGGCGGAATCACCGACTCCCCCACGCGCCGCGCCGAGATCCTTGCCACGGCGGCATCACTGATCGCGTCCTCCGGATTGCGGACCTCGCTACAGGAAATCGCCGATGCCGCAGGCATTCTTCCCGGCAGCCTGTATCACCACTTCGAGTCCAAAGAGGCGATCCTCGTCGAGCTGATCCGGCGCTACCAAGACGATCTGGAACGGATCGGCCGGTCCGCGCAGGCGAAGCTGGACGAACCGGACTCCCGTCCGGTCGCCGAACAGATCATCGAGCTCGGGGCGGCGATCGCCAACTGCGCCGTCGAACACCGCGCCGCCCTGCAGATGTCCTTCTACGAGGGGCCGAGCACGGATCCGGAGCTGATCAAGCTGACGCAGCAGCGGCCGGTCGCGATTCAGGAGGCGATGCTGCAAACGCTGCGCGCCGGCCGGTGGAGTGGTTACATCAAACCCGACATCGACCTGCCCACACTGGCCGACCGCATCTGCCAAACCATGCTGCAGGTCGGCCTCGACGTCATGCGCCACAAATCTCCCGGGGATCAGGTGGCCGGCCTGCTGTGCCGAATCATCCTGCAAGGGTTGGCAACTCGCTCGCCGACCGACGCCGCGCTGGACCGCTCGAAGGCCTTCGCCGCCGCCGACGACGTCATCGCCACCTGGTCCGACGACAGCGACGCCGACCCCAGCGACAAGGCGGCACTCGTGCGCGCGGTGGCGCGAACGGAATTCGGACGCAGGGGTTATGAGGTCACCACCATCAGGGACATCGCGTCGGCCGCCGGGCTTGGCACCGGGACCGTGTACCGGGTGATCGGATCCAAGGACGAGCTGCTCGCCTCGATCATGGAGTCCTTCGGCAAGAAGGTGGAGGCGGGCTGGGTCAACGTCCTGCGCTCGGATGCCACCCCGATCGAAAAGCTGGACGCGCTGAGTTGGGTCAATGTCAACGCGCTCGACCGGTTTTCCGACGAGTTCAGGATCCAACTCGCCTGGATGCGTCAATCGCCCCCGGACACGCCCAACCCGGGCTGGCTGTACGCCACGCGGCTGCGGCAAATGAAAACGCTGCTTTCCGAGGGGATCCGGTCCGGGGAGATCGGCGTCGACGCGCCGTCCACCGCGATGTTGGCACGCTGCGTGGTCGGCCTGCAGTGGATACCGGAGAACATCCTCCGAGACGTCGGCAAACGCGCGGGACTGGTACACGCCCGCGACACCGTGCTGCGCGGCGTCGCCGTGCGCGGCAAGTAA
- a CDS encoding nitroreductase family protein: MEIDYLLTATPSARKSLDLEADVDLGDIRECLRIGLQAANGSNAQSWRWLVIADPALRAKIAELYREAYLRRVGGQLLADLMPAGTPESRVMSSTEWLVENMARVPLLVIPCYEAYLPRIDGDESFHLATLYGSIFPPVWNFQLALHTRGYGTCITTLHLHHEEEVRKLLGIPQTYVQGCLLPVGRLRAGRTFRPAPRRPVEDVVARDRWDGPAL; the protein is encoded by the coding sequence ATGGAGATCGACTATCTGCTCACCGCAACCCCGTCGGCGCGAAAGTCGCTCGACCTGGAGGCCGACGTCGATCTCGGCGACATCCGCGAGTGCCTGCGGATCGGCCTGCAGGCCGCGAACGGGTCCAACGCGCAGTCGTGGCGCTGGCTCGTGATCGCCGATCCGGCGCTGCGCGCCAAGATCGCCGAGCTGTATCGCGAGGCCTACCTGCGGCGGGTCGGCGGGCAGCTGCTTGCCGATCTGATGCCGGCGGGAACACCCGAGAGCCGGGTCATGTCGTCCACCGAGTGGCTGGTCGAGAACATGGCGCGCGTGCCGCTGCTGGTGATCCCTTGCTATGAGGCCTACTTGCCCCGCATCGACGGTGACGAATCGTTCCACCTGGCAACGCTGTACGGTTCGATCTTCCCGCCGGTGTGGAATTTTCAGCTGGCCCTGCACACCCGCGGATACGGGACCTGCATCACGACGCTGCACCTGCACCACGAGGAAGAAGTCCGAAAGTTGCTCGGGATTCCGCAAACCTACGTTCAGGGCTGCCTGCTGCCGGTGGGCCGCCTACGCGCGGGCCGCACCTTCCGGCCGGCCCCGCGGCGCCCGGTCGAGGACGTGGTCGCGCGCGACCGCTGGGATGGCCCGGCGCTCTAG
- a CDS encoding acyl-CoA dehydrogenase family protein produces the protein MNLELSDEQAALRDTTRRFLAEKASVSDHVRPLLDDPTGTDESVWRGLAGLGVTGLLVPEDCGGSGMTMVEAGIVAEELGAALHPGPWLSTAVAAPQALNLLGANDTAAELLRGIADGTTIAAVCFLDLGNASVTASRRDDGITLRGEAIGVPDAAAADELLVLADDAGDTGLFAVRNGSPGVSIAAQPGIDPTRKQFRVSFDAAPARRLAPVSAHQIAAVIDDVLIASAADALGAARAVMDLAVGYAKARTQFGQPIGSFQAIQHLCVDMYETVELARSGVIHALWASDAHPGADGQSGGERHVAALRAKAFAGRLATVADTAIQVFGGIGYTWEHDAHLYLKRLLGWSAFLGGPDRYLTEIGARLAKRGCH, from the coding sequence ATGAACCTCGAACTCAGCGACGAGCAGGCAGCGCTGCGCGACACCACGCGGCGCTTCCTCGCCGAAAAGGCCTCCGTCTCCGACCACGTGCGCCCGCTACTCGACGACCCGACCGGCACCGATGAGTCGGTGTGGCGGGGCCTGGCCGGTCTCGGCGTCACCGGTCTGCTGGTGCCGGAGGACTGCGGCGGCTCCGGCATGACGATGGTCGAGGCCGGCATCGTCGCCGAAGAGCTGGGGGCCGCACTGCATCCGGGACCGTGGTTGTCGACCGCGGTGGCCGCCCCACAGGCGCTGAACCTGTTGGGCGCCAACGATACCGCCGCAGAGCTGCTGCGCGGGATCGCGGACGGCACCACGATCGCCGCCGTCTGCTTCCTGGACCTCGGCAACGCGTCCGTCACCGCCAGCCGCCGCGACGACGGCATAACGCTCCGCGGCGAGGCCATCGGCGTACCCGATGCCGCCGCCGCCGACGAGCTGCTCGTGCTCGCCGACGATGCCGGCGACACCGGGCTTTTCGCGGTGCGAAACGGCTCGCCCGGGGTGTCAATTGCGGCCCAGCCCGGCATCGACCCGACCCGCAAGCAGTTTCGCGTCTCGTTCGACGCCGCCCCCGCCCGGCGCCTGGCCCCGGTGTCTGCGCACCAGATCGCCGCGGTGATCGACGACGTGCTGATCGCGTCCGCCGCCGACGCGCTCGGCGCCGCGCGCGCAGTCATGGACCTCGCCGTCGGATACGCCAAAGCCCGAACGCAATTCGGTCAGCCGATCGGCTCGTTCCAGGCGATCCAGCATCTGTGCGTCGACATGTACGAGACCGTCGAGCTGGCCCGCAGCGGGGTGATCCACGCCCTGTGGGCCAGCGACGCGCACCCCGGCGCCGACGGGCAATCCGGCGGCGAGCGGCATGTTGCCGCGCTGCGGGCCAAGGCGTTCGCCGGACGGCTGGCGACCGTGGCCGACACCGCCATCCAGGTGTTCGGCGGGATCGGCTACACCTGGGAACACGACGCTCACCTCTATCTCAAGCGCTTGCTGGGCTGGAGCGCGTTTCTCGGCGGGCCCGACCGGTACCTCACCGAAATCGGTGCGCGCCTTGCGAAGAGAGGCTGTCACTGA
- a CDS encoding acyl-CoA dehydrogenase family protein yields MCPTVKSGKVDFSYPAEVEQFRTELREWLSENLTDELVAARRPTGRNDAAFEKLRVWNATMADAGWAAVSWPREYGGRGASVLEQLVYTEETTRARAPVPLNVIGLNNIAPAIMQYGTESQKRTLLPRMMRADDIWCQGMSEPEAGSDLAALRTRAVRDGDDFIVNGQKIWTSLGHRADWCQLYVRTDPDAPKHKGISCLIVDMTLPGIEARPLVTLNGDADFAEVFFHDVRVPADALLGPLNAGWQVATTTLSHERAGAARLYAEMQVRLEELVDDLAAADTGALDDPVTLRRLGEIAVRIKYLEVLCQRSISATMHGGDALGSASLAKTVWGEIGQDLAALAFDALGGRDTGAPWADYRLTSRALTIAGGTSQINKNITAQRVLGLPRK; encoded by the coding sequence ATGTGCCCAACCGTAAAGTCCGGGAAAGTGGACTTCTCATACCCGGCGGAAGTGGAACAGTTCCGCACCGAGCTGCGTGAGTGGCTTTCGGAAAACCTGACCGACGAGCTGGTGGCCGCCCGCCGGCCCACCGGGCGCAACGACGCCGCGTTCGAGAAGCTGCGCGTGTGGAACGCGACGATGGCCGACGCGGGATGGGCCGCGGTGTCGTGGCCGCGTGAGTACGGCGGGCGCGGCGCGTCGGTGCTCGAGCAACTGGTCTACACCGAGGAAACCACCCGCGCCCGAGCGCCCGTGCCGCTCAACGTCATTGGGCTGAACAACATCGCGCCGGCGATCATGCAATACGGCACCGAGTCCCAGAAGCGCACCCTGCTCCCGCGCATGATGCGCGCCGACGACATCTGGTGTCAGGGCATGTCGGAACCCGAGGCGGGCTCGGACCTCGCGGCGTTGCGCACCCGCGCCGTGCGTGACGGCGACGACTTCATCGTCAACGGCCAAAAGATCTGGACGTCGCTGGGACATCGGGCCGACTGGTGCCAGCTCTACGTGCGCACCGATCCCGACGCTCCCAAGCACAAGGGGATCTCCTGTCTGATCGTCGACATGACCCTGCCCGGCATCGAGGCACGCCCGCTGGTCACGCTCAACGGCGACGCCGACTTCGCCGAGGTGTTCTTTCACGACGTGCGGGTGCCGGCGGACGCCTTGCTCGGGCCACTCAATGCCGGCTGGCAGGTGGCCACCACCACGCTCAGCCACGAGCGTGCCGGGGCCGCCCGGTTGTACGCCGAGATGCAGGTGCGGCTCGAAGAGCTGGTGGACGATCTCGCCGCGGCGGACACCGGCGCGCTGGACGACCCGGTCACGCTGCGGCGCCTCGGCGAAATCGCCGTCCGCATCAAGTATCTCGAAGTCCTGTGTCAACGATCGATCTCGGCCACGATGCACGGCGGTGATGCATTGGGGTCGGCCAGCCTCGCCAAGACCGTGTGGGGCGAGATCGGGCAGGACCTGGCCGCCCTGGCCTTTGACGCGCTGGGCGGCCGCGACACCGGTGCCCCGTGGGCGGACTACCGCCTGACGTCGCGCGCGCTGACCATCGCGGGCGGCACCAGCCAGATCAACAAGAACATCACCGCCCAACGGGTACTGGGGCTGCCGCGAAAATGA
- a CDS encoding SDR family NAD(P)-dependent oxidoreductase produces the protein MIDFTGQVAVVTGAGRGLGRLYALDLARRGATVVVNDLGGGMRGLPNEAADARVADDVVDEITKAGGTAIASYDSVDTPAGGQAIVDTAVDTYGRLDAVISNAGIFGSAPFEDLSHDDWARMLRVHLDGGFHLSQPAYRVMKKNGGGRFVFISSSAGIFGQPMEAHYAAAKAGLVGLTNVIAIEGEAHGILANSVLPTGFSRMVTETVGDEKFLAESGFMQAIRPELVVPLVIFLASRACTFSHRNYSASAGRYARVFVGLTQGWLSDAGSRPTAEDIEAHLEQMSSTEKFIIPASIVDEVLEVCARRGVSPMPGGTDIEFPAPQHHGS, from the coding sequence ATGATTGACTTCACCGGCCAGGTGGCGGTGGTGACCGGCGCCGGCCGCGGGCTCGGTCGGCTGTACGCGCTCGACCTGGCCCGCCGCGGCGCCACAGTGGTGGTCAACGACCTGGGCGGCGGAATGCGGGGCCTACCAAACGAAGCCGCCGACGCCCGCGTGGCCGACGACGTGGTCGACGAGATCACGAAGGCCGGCGGCACCGCGATCGCTTCCTACGACTCGGTCGACACCCCCGCCGGTGGTCAGGCGATCGTCGACACCGCGGTCGACACGTACGGGCGCCTGGACGCGGTGATCAGCAACGCCGGCATCTTCGGCAGTGCACCCTTCGAGGACCTCTCGCACGACGACTGGGCGCGCATGCTGCGGGTGCATCTCGACGGCGGCTTTCACCTGTCGCAGCCCGCGTACCGCGTGATGAAGAAGAACGGCGGCGGCCGATTCGTGTTCATCTCGTCATCCGCCGGGATCTTCGGTCAGCCGATGGAGGCGCACTACGCCGCAGCCAAGGCCGGCCTGGTCGGGTTGACGAACGTCATCGCGATCGAAGGCGAGGCACACGGGATACTCGCCAATTCCGTGCTGCCGACCGGCTTCTCGCGCATGGTCACCGAAACCGTCGGTGACGAGAAGTTCCTCGCCGAATCCGGGTTCATGCAGGCCATCAGGCCCGAACTCGTCGTGCCGTTGGTGATTTTTCTCGCCAGCAGGGCCTGCACGTTCAGCCATCGCAACTATTCGGCATCCGCCGGCCGCTACGCGCGGGTGTTCGTGGGCCTCACCCAAGGATGGCTCTCCGACGCGGGCAGCCGGCCCACCGCCGAGGACATCGAAGCACACCTCGAGCAGATGTCGTCGACGGAGAAGTTCATCATCCCCGCGTCGATCGTCGACGAGGTGCTCGAAGTGTGCGCGCGGCGCGGTGTCAGCCCGATGCCGGGCGGGACCGACATCGAATTCCCCGCACCCCAACACCACGGGAGCTGA
- a CDS encoding nitric oxide reductase activation protein NorD, with amino-acid sequence MADDARGDRVRGLAMLASALAGRAVAVAELQPGEPPWTDGQTIYVDPVAPDRARLASVAVQASLIAAGSLDPAIVRALVRHPRLARRYLAVEGHRALVSNADVLPGILASVGDRGVAGRSDSPAASLRIASGRGAVEVPRPEFGVIRAAKVVTAASRLAPQRNQAESQHVPRNSSEQKRELEELDDGDVDDSDDPDLFTSPVGGGGFIGKWLKKMLSSARKTGSGGGPPGADGFTHRTNSTKRGAYAVASLASAPGDEGNEQDPIADGVRYPEWDVARKSYRPAWCTVREIQPEIKATATQAIDDAIGVRRPLSRLGMGLHRRHRQSQGDDIDIDAAVEARVEVRAGAVPDEAVYLDSLRRRRDLSVLLLLDVSGSAGEPGTVGRTVHEQQRAAVANLTVALHDLGDRVSLYAYYSQGRRAVSMVPVKRFDDQLNALVIRRLNSLEPGAYSRLGAAIRHGSAVLEARGGTSRRLLVVLSDGLAYDHGYERAYGAADARRALTEARRRGTGCVCLTVGAGTDVQSLRRVFGSAAHATIARPDQLAGVVGPLFRSALRSAEVRRRVSVMSSPRTQLARQLTGPARYDA; translated from the coding sequence GTGGCGGACGACGCGCGTGGCGACCGGGTGCGGGGGCTCGCGATGCTGGCCTCGGCGCTGGCGGGCCGCGCGGTGGCCGTCGCCGAACTGCAGCCGGGTGAACCGCCGTGGACGGACGGCCAGACGATCTACGTCGACCCGGTCGCGCCAGACCGCGCTCGGCTCGCATCGGTTGCGGTGCAGGCCTCGCTGATCGCGGCCGGCAGTCTGGATCCCGCCATTGTGCGTGCCCTGGTACGCCACCCGCGGCTGGCCAGACGCTATCTGGCGGTGGAGGGTCATCGCGCACTGGTGAGTAACGCCGACGTGCTGCCGGGCATCCTTGCGTCGGTCGGTGATCGCGGCGTCGCCGGCCGCAGTGACTCGCCTGCGGCGTCGCTGCGCATCGCCTCCGGCCGGGGCGCCGTCGAGGTCCCGCGGCCGGAATTCGGCGTGATCCGTGCGGCAAAGGTGGTGACGGCGGCCTCCCGCTTGGCACCGCAACGGAATCAGGCTGAATCCCAACACGTTCCGCGAAATTCGAGCGAGCAGAAGCGGGAACTCGAGGAGCTCGACGACGGTGACGTCGACGATTCCGACGACCCGGACTTGTTCACCAGCCCGGTGGGCGGGGGCGGCTTCATCGGCAAATGGCTGAAAAAGATGCTGTCGTCCGCGCGCAAGACCGGGAGCGGCGGGGGTCCGCCCGGCGCGGACGGCTTCACGCATCGCACCAACTCCACCAAGCGCGGCGCCTACGCCGTGGCGTCGCTGGCGTCGGCGCCCGGGGACGAGGGGAACGAGCAGGACCCCATCGCGGACGGCGTGCGGTATCCGGAATGGGATGTGGCGCGCAAGAGCTACCGGCCCGCATGGTGCACCGTGCGCGAGATCCAACCCGAGATCAAGGCCACCGCGACACAGGCCATCGACGACGCCATCGGTGTGCGCCGGCCACTTTCGCGGCTCGGCATGGGGTTGCACCGCCGGCACCGGCAGTCGCAAGGCGACGACATCGACATCGATGCCGCCGTCGAAGCCCGGGTCGAAGTGCGGGCCGGCGCGGTGCCCGACGAGGCGGTGTACCTCGACAGCCTGCGGCGCCGGCGCGACCTGTCGGTGTTGCTGCTGCTCGACGTGTCGGGGTCGGCGGGCGAACCGGGAACGGTCGGGCGGACGGTCCACGAGCAACAGCGCGCCGCGGTCGCCAACCTCACCGTGGCCCTGCACGACCTGGGCGACCGCGTCTCGCTCTACGCCTACTACTCGCAGGGCCGGCGCGCGGTGAGCATGGTGCCCGTGAAGCGCTTCGACGACCAGCTGAACGCCCTGGTCATCCGGCGGCTCAACAGCCTGGAACCCGGCGCGTACTCGCGGCTCGGCGCGGCGATCCGGCACGGTTCGGCGGTCCTGGAGGCGCGCGGCGGAACGTCGCGGCGGCTGCTGGTGGTGCTGTCCGACGGGCTCGCCTACGACCACGGATACGAGCGCGCCTACGGTGCCGCCGACGCGCGCCGCGCCCTGACCGAGGCCCGCCGGCGGGGGACCGGCTGTGTGTGCCTGACCGTCGGCGCGGGCACCGACGTGCAATCGCTGCGCAGGGTGTTCGGCAGCGCCGCGCACGCGACGATCGCACGCCCCGATCAGCTGGCCGGCGTCGTCGGCCCGCTGTTTCGGTCTGCGCTGCGCTCGGCGGAGGTTCGCCGCAGGGTGTCGGTGATGTCAAGTCCCAGAACACAGTTGGCGCGCCAACTCACCGGCCCCGCACGTTACGACGCTTGA
- a CDS encoding CbbQ/NirQ/NorQ/GpvN family protein — MANESGLAYFDRGKSEGDEKGEVRPYYQAVGSEETVFKAAYRQGLSLVLKGPTGCGKTRFVEAMAYDLGRPLITVACHDDLTTADLVGRYLLRGDETVWVDGPLTRAVREGAICYLDEVVEARQDTTVVLHPLADHRRQLPIERLGVTLDAAPGFGLVVSYNPGYQSVLKDLKDSTRQRMVAIEFDFPAADVEEGIVAHEAGVDAAVAAELVRFGQAIRRLETGGLREVASTRVLIAAGRLVAEGLSMKEAARAAIAGPLTDDVAVGRALGEMIEIYLCGPDGRGH; from the coding sequence ATGGCCAACGAGTCCGGGCTTGCGTACTTCGACCGCGGTAAGTCCGAGGGGGACGAAAAGGGAGAAGTGCGGCCCTATTACCAGGCGGTCGGTAGCGAAGAGACCGTCTTCAAGGCGGCGTACCGCCAGGGCCTGTCGCTGGTCCTCAAGGGTCCGACGGGCTGCGGAAAGACCCGATTCGTCGAGGCGATGGCCTACGACCTGGGCCGGCCGCTGATCACCGTCGCCTGTCATGACGACCTGACGACCGCGGACCTGGTCGGCCGCTATCTGCTGCGCGGTGACGAGACCGTCTGGGTGGACGGCCCGCTGACCCGGGCCGTGCGCGAGGGTGCGATCTGCTACCTCGACGAAGTGGTCGAAGCCCGGCAGGACACCACCGTGGTCCTGCATCCGCTCGCCGACCACCGCCGTCAGCTGCCCATCGAGCGGCTCGGTGTCACGCTGGACGCCGCCCCCGGATTCGGCCTGGTGGTGTCGTACAACCCGGGGTATCAGAGCGTGCTCAAGGACCTCAAGGATTCGACCCGGCAGCGCATGGTCGCGATCGAATTCGACTTCCCCGCAGCCGATGTCGAAGAGGGAATCGTCGCGCACGAGGCCGGGGTGGACGCCGCCGTCGCGGCCGAGTTGGTCCGTTTCGGCCAGGCGATCCGCCGGCTGGAGACCGGTGGGCTGCGTGAGGTCGCGTCGACGCGCGTGCTGATCGCGGCGGGCAGGCTGGTGGCCGAGGGGCTGAGCATGAAAGAGGCCGCCCGGGCCGCCATCGCGGGGCCGCTCACCGACGATGTGGCGGTGGGCAGGGCCCTGGGCGAGATGATCGAGATCTATCTGTGCGGGCCCGACGGGCGCGGTCATTGA
- a CDS encoding ABC transporter substrate-binding protein: MSYESSAEPIKVGYLMDFTLPPGFPEDLFASFTQTFDLIFEEAVAQGLMDRPVQMIYREVEGLPKGSVKAVIDAYGELVDEGCLVVFGPNITDNCVPLREAIEERFKVPAISVTGTDDWLGEWTFAFPQGSMTDEPIFLADLIAKRGLAEVGVLVEQSLIGESYLKNLRSACRRKGIRIVAEAAIAQTAQDINAAVQTLHEAKAEAIVHLGFGFGIVFINPALEALGWDPPRFTTTAWQNAWVNPIMWNAFMGWIGVDQYDEANRIGQDFLDSYAKKYNGSRPEFCVTVVNRDVAATLVRAFTDAHPLSPRGVKEALERVKMMPAASGAPGTRVSFGKWTRRAWMGAGYLVARTLDADGVNSHLVDRFGEEG, encoded by the coding sequence ATGTCCTACGAAAGCAGCGCTGAGCCGATCAAGGTCGGCTACCTGATGGATTTCACGCTGCCGCCGGGCTTTCCGGAGGATCTGTTCGCGTCGTTCACCCAGACCTTCGACCTCATCTTCGAGGAGGCCGTCGCCCAGGGCCTGATGGACCGTCCGGTGCAGATGATCTATCGCGAGGTGGAGGGCCTGCCCAAGGGTTCGGTCAAGGCGGTGATCGATGCCTACGGCGAACTGGTCGACGAGGGCTGCCTGGTGGTCTTCGGCCCCAACATCACCGACAACTGTGTGCCGTTGCGCGAAGCGATCGAGGAGCGGTTCAAGGTGCCCGCGATCAGCGTGACCGGCACCGACGACTGGCTAGGCGAGTGGACCTTCGCGTTCCCCCAGGGATCGATGACCGACGAACCCATCTTCCTGGCCGACCTGATCGCCAAGCGGGGACTCGCCGAGGTCGGTGTCCTGGTCGAGCAGAGCCTCATCGGGGAGAGCTACCTGAAGAACCTGCGAAGTGCCTGTCGGCGCAAGGGCATTCGGATCGTGGCGGAGGCGGCGATCGCCCAGACGGCTCAGGACATCAACGCTGCGGTGCAGACGCTCCACGAGGCGAAGGCCGAGGCGATCGTGCACCTGGGATTCGGGTTCGGGATCGTCTTCATCAACCCGGCGCTCGAGGCTCTCGGCTGGGACCCACCCCGCTTCACCACCACCGCGTGGCAGAACGCCTGGGTGAACCCGATCATGTGGAACGCGTTCATGGGCTGGATCGGCGTCGACCAATACGACGAGGCCAACCGTATCGGCCAGGACTTCCTCGACAGCTACGCCAAGAAGTACAACGGCAGCCGCCCCGAGTTCTGCGTGACCGTGGTGAATCGCGACGTCGCCGCGACACTCGTGCGCGCATTCACGGACGCGCACCCGCTCAGCCCGCGCGGCGTCAAGGAGGCGCTGGAGCGGGTGAAGATGATGCCCGCCGCCTCGGGGGCGCCCGGAACCCGGGTCTCCTTCGGCAAGTGGACGCGCCGGGCATGGATGGGCGCCGGGTATCTCGTGGCCCGGACGTTGGATGCCGACGGCGTCAACTCGCACCTGGTTGATCGCTTCGGCGAGGAAGGGTGA
- a CDS encoding spirocyclase AveC family protein translates to MSTEQSTPPAAPQETVSPPRTNRRGWGGWISGAALAAFVLFFIANCRVALDPRVANPNVQGRPRPVKFMFGLDYIDFLDWATVVALIVLLIVFIRGWRRNPGSPAMLMFLCTTLIVWQDPIMNWSPFAVYNPDLVHWPESWPLVSLSPTVEPFVVFGYVMFYFGPYFPAVWLLRKLQAKYGPASYASRHPLVCLGLITLVIGFVFDAFLENTLVHWGMYIYSQVIPWGSVFTGTTFQFPLIWESFSVCFVMVPAAILCYRDDTGKSVAEKLAAKAKLFPGRPVLGTFLVMFVIINVSYFAYGGWFWVIKVTHAATSVACPWPYPEAKVYDPQGFYEKAGAQGPYSVGIWSTWASGEPNGRPHVEPPPPGEGPCATPPSGNHG, encoded by the coding sequence ATGTCCACCGAACAGTCCACACCCCCTGCCGCGCCGCAGGAAACGGTTTCCCCGCCGCGAACCAACAGGCGCGGCTGGGGCGGTTGGATCTCCGGCGCCGCGCTGGCCGCCTTCGTGTTGTTCTTCATCGCGAACTGCCGGGTGGCCCTCGACCCGCGCGTGGCCAATCCGAACGTGCAGGGGCGGCCGCGCCCGGTGAAGTTCATGTTCGGGCTGGACTACATCGACTTCCTGGACTGGGCCACCGTGGTGGCGCTGATCGTGCTGTTGATCGTCTTCATCAGGGGCTGGCGCCGCAACCCCGGCAGCCCGGCGATGCTGATGTTCTTGTGCACCACGCTGATCGTGTGGCAGGACCCGATCATGAACTGGTCGCCGTTCGCGGTCTACAACCCCGATCTGGTGCACTGGCCGGAATCCTGGCCGCTGGTTTCGCTGTCGCCGACGGTCGAGCCGTTCGTGGTCTTCGGTTACGTGATGTTCTACTTCGGCCCCTACTTCCCGGCCGTCTGGCTGCTGCGCAAGCTGCAGGCGAAATACGGGCCCGCGAGCTATGCGTCGCGGCACCCCCTGGTGTGCCTGGGTCTGATCACCCTGGTGATCGGTTTCGTTTTCGACGCCTTCCTGGAGAACACGCTCGTCCACTGGGGCATGTACATCTACTCGCAGGTCATTCCGTGGGGATCGGTGTTCACCGGCACGACATTCCAGTTCCCGTTGATCTGGGAGTCGTTCTCGGTGTGCTTCGTGATGGTGCCGGCCGCGATCCTGTGTTATCGCGACGACACGGGTAAGTCGGTCGCGGAAAAGCTTGCCGCAAAAGCGAAGTTGTTCCCGGGGCGACCGGTGCTGGGCACGTTCCTGGTGATGTTCGTCATCATCAACGTGTCCTACTTCGCGTACGGCGGCTGGTTCTGGGTCATCAAGGTCACCCATGCCGCCACCTCGGTGGCTTGCCCGTGGCCGTACCCCGAGGCCAAAGTCTATGACCCGCAAGGCTTCTACGAGAAGGCGGGCGCGCAGGGTCCGTACTCGGTCGGCATCTGGTCGACGTGGGCGAGCGGGGAGCCCAACGGTCGACCCCACGTCGAGCCCCCGCCACCGGGCGAAGGCCCGTGTGCGACTCCCCCGTCGGGCAACCATGGCTGA